ATGATAATTGGTTCTGCGGGATGGACTTAATTCCGCGTCAAAAATTATAAGCTGGAAAGAGGCAAGCGTATTGCACTATCGTGATAAACTTATAACACTCCAAGGAAACCTGGAGAAAATGAGCAAGATCATGATTGCATTTTCAGGAGGAGTGGACAGTACTTTCTTAGTTAAAGTTGCCGGAGATGTATTGGGCAAAAACGTAATTGCTGTTACGGCAAAATCAGCTACATTTCCGGAGAGGGAACTTCAGGAGGCTGTTCAATTTTGCCGGCAGGAAGAGATCAGCCATCTAATTATAGAGTCCGAGGAATTGGATGATCCTGAGTTCGGCAAAAATCCTTTTAACCGCTGTTATCTTTGTAAAAAACAATTGTTCAGCAAAATATTGAGCATTGCGGCTGACTACGGTATGGAATCTGTCGTAGAAGGCTCCAATGTGGATGATTTAAGCGATTATCGTCCTGGAAGACAGGCTTTAGAAGAACTAGGGATACAAAGTCCGCTGCTTCAGGCAGGGTTGACAAAAGAAGAAATCCGCCTTCTTTCGAAAGAACATGGGTTGACGACCTGGGATAAACCCTCATTTGCCTGCTTGTCTTCCAGGATTCCCTATGGCGAAGAGATAAATGAAAAGAAACTACAGATGATTGATTTTGCAGAACAATTTTTACTCGATTTGGGTTTCCGTCAAGTTCGGGTACGGTACCATGGTGATATTGCCCGCATAGAGGTATTGCCGCAGGAGAATAATCTTATCATACGACAGGACATCGCTCAGAAGATCTATAAGAAATTTACAGATATTGGCTTTGCTTATACGGCACTTGACCTAAAGGGCTACCGCAGCGGCAGTATGAATGAAAAGATCAATACGAATAGTTGATAAACGAAAGTATCCGAGGTGATTATTATGGTGGAAAAAGCCAATATGCAAATGAATCAACTTGTTTCGAATATTGTTTCAAGCTATCAGGAACAGCCCAATTCTTACACTCAGCTGTCCTGCCAGCTTCCAAACCGGGATGTCATCATCGAGATTATTCACCTCTTGCGGCAGCTTTTATTTCCGGGGTATTTTGGCAAGCAAAACCTGAATGAAAGCACCTTGGAATATCATGTTGGGAACCTGTTGATCGAGATCTATGAAAAATTGAGCCAGCAGGTAAGCTGTGCGCTCAAGCATCAACACGGCAATAACGCATCTTGTGATGATATAGAAATCAGTGAAAAAGCAGAAAAGATATGTTGGCACTTTTTAAGCAAGATTCCGGAAATAAGGGAATATCTAGCACTGGATGTACAGGCTGCTTTTGACGGGGATCCGGCAGCTGATGACAAAGCGCTTGTGATCTTCGCATATCCGGGCCTTTTGGCAGTCAGTATTTACCGGCTCGCGCATGAGCTTTACCTGCTCTCTGTTCCGTTGATCCCGAGGATCATGACTGAATTTGCTCATAACGAGACTGGAATTGATATTCACGCAGGGGCCAAAATCGGCAAATATTTCTTCATAGACCATGGTACGGGTGTCGTTATTGGCGAAACTACGATTATTGGCGATAAAGTTAAGATTTATCAGGGTGTAACGCTGGGAGCCCTATCCACTAGAGGCGGACAAAGCCTTCGCAGCCAAAAGCGTCATCCAACAATTGAGGATGATGTGACTGTCTATTCCGGAGCCTCAATATTTGGTGGGGAAACGATTATCGGAAAAGGTTCGGTCATTGGCAGTAATGTGTTTATTACCCAATCTGTCCCGCCTGGAACCAGGGTAATGATTAAAAATCCGGATCTGATCTTTAAGGGGCAGGAAATGCAAAAAGATAAGAAGGAACTGACAAACGAACTGGACCTGGAAACTTAAAAATAGCTAAAGGGCACTGGCTGAGTGCAATTTATACGATTGTAAGGCATACAAAACTATAGATATTAGGGATTATGAGTTAGATTATTAACGAAGCGATAAAATCTGAAGAAAGGAAAGAGGGTCGACTTGAAAATATCAACAAAAGGAAGATATGGTTTACGTGCGATTCTTGACGTGGCCCTGAATGAGCACGCAGGACCGGTAACCATTCATAGTATTTCCGAGCGCCAGGATTTATCTGAACGCTATTTGGAACAGCTGCTCATTACACTGAAACAGAACGCGCTCATCAAAAGCATCCGCGGATTCCAGGGAGGATATATTTTAGGCAGAGAGCCTGAAAGTATTACGGTCGGTGATACGATCAGAGCACTGGAAGGCCCGATATCTCCCGTCGACTGCGTCAATGACAATAATCCGGGTGCCTGTTCCAGAGCTGAATTGTGCGTAACCAAAATGGTATGGGACGATCTGAAAAATGCAATGGTAAAGGTACTGGATTCTTATACTTTGGCGGACCTGATGGAGGAATATAAAAAAATGAACAATAATTCCTTTGACAATTATTGCATTTAATACTGTGTATTTTAATCTTGCCCCATGGTTGTTTGGAAAAACCATGGGGTTTTTTATATGCCCGTTACCTGGCAGCATAAGGTCAATTTTTCTCTATGGAAAACTATAAAGTCCATAGGAATAACAGATAAATTAGTCAGAATAGTATTGACAAATGCTTAAAACCCTACTACTATATCTTTAAACACTACAAAAACTATAGACATTATGATATTTAGAAGGGGCGTGTTTAGATGAGTAAAATCTATGAAGAGTTAACAGACTTAATTGGTGGTACTCCATTGGTAAAATTAAATAAAATAACGGTGGGGATAAAATCGGAGATTGTGGCTAAGCTGGAATCCTTCAACCCAGGTGGAAGCGTCAAAGACAGAATTGCCCTGAATATGATCAAAACGGCTGAGGGAAAAGGGCTGATTAATAAAGATTCGGTGATCATTGAACCAACGAGTGGAAACACTGGAATTGGACTGGCCTTTGTTACAGCAGCCAGAGGATACCGATTAATTCTGACGATGCCGGATACAATGAGTGTTGAAAGACGTAGCTTGCTTAAAGCTTATGGCGCTGAACTTGTATTGACCCCTGGGGCTGATGGAATGAACGGGGCTATAAAAAAAGCGCTGGAGCTGGCGGAGGAGATGCCAAATTCTTTTATCCCCCAACAGTTCGAAAATCCAGCCAATCCGGAAATTCACCGTAACACAACCGCTGAAGAGATTTGGAGTGATACAGACGGGAAGGTCGATATTATTGTAGGCGGCGTAGGAACAGGCGGGACGATTACAGGGGTTGGTGAAATTCTTAAATTACGGAAACCTGATGTTAAAATCATTGCGGTGGAACCGAATGATTCTCCTGTTTTGTCCGGTGGGAAGCCTGGACCGCACAAGATTCAGGGAATTGGGGCAGGGTTTATTCCACAAGTCCTTAATCTAAAGCTTGTCGATGAAATTTATAAAGTAACGAATGATCAGGCTTTTGAAACAGGGCGCAGACTGGCCAGGGAGGAAGGGCTCCTGGTGGGGATCTCATCCGGTGCCGCAGTCTATGTAGCCCTGAAGGTTGCTAAACGTCCGGAAAATGAAGGAAAAAGGATTGTTGTTGTCCTTCCTGACACCGGTGAACGTTACCTGAGCACGCTAATGTTTCAGGAGAGTTAAGTGCAGTCGAAATAAGAAGTATTTAATCAATACGGAGGCCATGATGAGCAAGACAGAAAAAGGAACATGGAAACTGAAAACAGGATTAGCGGAGATGCTGAAAGGCGGAGTGATCATGGATGTGACAACTCCGGATCAGGCCAAGATTGCTGAAGAAGCAGGCGCATGCGCAGTTATGGCCTTGGAACGCGTTCCGGCAGATATCCGGGCAGCCGGAGGGGTGGCCCGAATGGCTGATCCAACAATCATTCTAAAGATTATGGAAGCGGTTACGATTCCGGTTATGGCCAAAGCGAGGATTGGGCATTTTGTTGAGGCACAGGTGTTGGAAAGCCTGGGCGTAGACTATATCGACGAGAGTGAAGTCCTTACCCCGGCGGATGATCTTTATCACATTGATAAGCAGGCCTTTGCAGTACCTTTCGTATGCGGAGCCCGCAATCTTGGAGAGGCTTTGCGCCGGATCGGAGAAGGAGCAGCGATGATCAGGACTAAAGGAGAGCCAGGAACGGGGAATATTGTTGAGGCAGTAAGGCATATGCGGACGGTACTGAGTGAAATCAGAAGACTGAAAACAATGCCGAAAGAAGAGGTGATGACTGCGGCCAAAGAGATGGGAGCACCTTATGACCTAGTGTTGTCCGTCGCCAAAAACGGGAAGCTGCCAGTAGTGAATTTTGCCGCAGGCGGAATTGCAACCCCAGCGGATGCCGCTTTGATGATGCAGTTGGGTGTAGATGGGGTCTTCGTGGGCTCCGGAATCTTCAAGTCATCGAATCCGAGGGCACGGGCTAAGGCCATTGTTCTGGCAACAACCCACTATAACGAGCCTGAGGTCTTAACCGAAGTATCCCGGAATTTAGGTGAAGCGATGCCGGGATTGGAAATTTCTTTAATCAATGCCAGTGAACGAATGCAGGAACGCGGCTGGTGATATTAGGTTTAAAACATAAATTTAAGAAAATAATTATAAAAACATAATGAGGAGATGTTGATATGAACAAAGAAAATTGGAAATTTGATACATTGCAGATCCATGCCGGACAGGTCCCTGATCCGACTACCGGATCCAGAGCCGTCCCGATTTATCAGACCACATCGTATGTATTTAACGATGCCAAGCATGCCGCTGATTTGTTTTCGCTGGCAGAACCCGGCAACATTTATACCCGGATTATGAACCCGACATCCGATGTTTTGGAACAGAGAATCGCTGCGCTTGAAGGCGGCGTTGGGGCGCTTGCCGTAGGGTCAGGTTCGGCTGCTATCACCTATTCCATTCTAAACATTGCCGGGGCCGGAGATGAGATTGTCGCTGCCAGCACGCTGTATGGCGGAACACATAATCTTTTCGCAATTACGCTTCCGAAGCTGGGGATCAAGACCCATTTTGTGAACCCCGATGATCCCGCAAATTTTAAGAAAGCAATCACAGAGAAGACCAAAGCCATCTATGTAGAATCAATCGGTAATCCGGGGATCAATATCGTCGATATTGAAGCCGTTGCCAAAGTGGCACACGATAACGGGATACCGCTTATTATTGACAATACGTTTGCAACGCCTTATCTTCTGAAACCTATTGAATACGGAGCAGATATTGTGGTCCATTCGGCAACCAAGTTTATTGGCGGTCATGGTACCTCCATCGGCGGGCTGATCATTGACGGCGGAAAATTTGACTGGGCTGCAAGCGGCAAGTTCCCTGGATTTACAGAGCCGGATCAGAGTTATCATGGACTGGTCTATGCAACATTGGGTGCACCAGCCTATATTCTGAAAGCCAGAGTGCAGCTCTTAAGAGATACCGGTGCGGCCCTGAGCCCGTTTAATTCTTTCCTGTTTATTCAGGGCCTTGAAACACTGTCTTTACGTGTCAAACAGCACGTGGCAAATACCTGGAAGGTTGTTGATTATTTAAAAAACCATTCCAAGGTTTCGTGGGTGAATTATCCAGGTTTAAAAGAAAATAAATACTTTGATTTATCGTTAAAATATTTTCCGCAAGGCCCTGGATCGATATTTACGTTCGGCATTAAAGGCGGTGCGGAAGCGGGAGTTAAACTGATCAACAATCTTGAATTATTTTCTCTGCTTGCCAATGTGGCGGATGCCAAGTCCCTCGTGATTCATCCTGCCAGCACAACGCATGCCCAACTCTCCGAGGAAGAACAGCTGGCTGCAGGGGTATCACCCGACATGATTCGGTTATCGATTGGGATCGAAGATGCTGATGACATCATTGCTGATTTAGAACAGGCTTTTTCCAAGATAGACTAATCAGTGAATTTAAAATAAAAGTTTTGAGAAGAATAACAACGACAGGAGAATGTTATGGAGAAAACTGTGGTTGTTGCCATGAGCGGCGGAGTGGACAGCTCCGTCACCGCTTTGTTGTTAAAACGGGAGGGCTACCGTGTTATCGGTGTCACCATGCAGATCTGGCCGCAATCCGAGGACAAGGCCAAAGCATGCTGCAGTCTGGAGGCAGTTAACGATGCCCGCAGGGTAGCCTGGAAGCTTGAAATTCCGTATTACGTGATGAATTTCAGGCAGGAGTTTGAAGACAAGGTGATTGACCATTTCTGCAATGAATACCTCCGGGGCAGAACGCCCAACCCATGCATCGAATGCAACAGGCATTTGAAATTTGATGTTTTGCTGCAGAAAGCCCGTGGTCTGGGTGCAGATTTCATTGCAACCGGTCACTATGTAAGGAAAGAATACGATGACAAGACACAGCAGTGGGTGTTAAAAACCGGGATCGACGAAACGAAAGACCAGAGCTATGCACTCTACCATCTGACCCAGGATCAGCTTACCCATACACTTTTTCCGCTGGGAAAATACCGTAAAGCGGATGTCAGGCAGATTGCGGGCAGGGAAGGACTTGCTGTCGCGCAAAAAGCGGAAAGCCAGGATATCTGTTTTGTTGAAGGGACAGCGGGGGATTTTATTGAGATGTACCGTCAACTTCAGGATATTGGACAAGGCAATATTATTGATGCTGAGGGGAATTTGATTGGGCAGCATAAAGGGATTTACCACTATACGGTCGGACAGCATAAGGGACTCGGACTCGCCCTCGGTTTCCCTGTTTACGTGACAGCGATCGATGCTGAAACCAATACAGTCCGGGTCGGAAGAAAAGAAGAACTATTCAGCTCAGGTCTGCTTGCAGAAAATGTGCATTTGATTTCTTCTGTGTCTCCTGAACTCCTACAAAACATATCGGTTGAGATCAGATACAATGCACCAAAAGTCTCTGCAGCGGTCAATTTGTTGCACGATGGAACAGCCGAGGTGGCCTTCACAGAAAAACAGCGAGCGGTAACTCCCGGGCAGGCGGTCGTGTTTTACGACGGAGATCATGTCCTGGGCGGCGGTGCGATCCGATCAGCTTTACAATCCAAAGGTTTTACCGCTATGAGAGAAGTACGTGAAATTCAAAAGTAAGATCTTAAAAGAAAACAATGAAAATGAAGCTTATCAAAACTAATTTATAAAAACTATTGAAATATCTCGAAATATTAGATATAATTTCAGTTGCGAAAAGAGGCAGTAGAGCCTTTTCAGCAAAGAATTTTTTGACCGTTCTCTGCAGAAGCTATAGAGGACCAAGGCCATACGGACAGCCGGGTCAAAAGCCGAAGTTGGCAACTTTGTTGCCTTATTGATTGAGCCGGGGCGGCTCGAAGCGTTATGAGTTGGCTAATTCATAGCCGTGTGCAAATCCGCTGCACATCACACTTGTGAAACGATCAATAAGAGTAGTAAAAGTAATTCCTTGCTATATAGACTCTGAAACCTCGAAAGCTGAATAAATAACTCTAAATGGAAAGGGCCTTCGCCCTTGACGTAAATAGAGCCAAATAAACAAGTTTTTCATGATCGTCGCGCTTAGGTGTGGTGTACTGCCCTGTTTTGCAGTACCGCCTCCTTAAGTGCTTTTTATTTGTCAAAATGTCTGCGAAGTTTTATGTTTCATGATCAGTAGAGGGATGAAAGTCAGGAACTTACAGCAAAAATTATTTCAGCGATTGGAGGAAAATGATTATGGGAAAAGTACTCGTTATCGGCTGCGGCGGCGTCGCCGGTGTGGCAATTCACAAGATCTGTCAGAATTCAGAGGTATTCGGAGAATTGTGTATTGCCAGCCGTACGAAATTGAAATGTGATGCTTTAGCGGAAAAACTGGGCGGAGGTAAAACCAAAATTACAACAGCCCAGGTAGATGCTGACAACGTGGAAGAACTGATCGCACTGATCAACAAAGAGAAGCCTGACGTTGTACTGAATCTGGCTTTGCCGTATCAGGACCTGCATATTATGGATGCCTGTCTGGCCACAAAGACCAGTTATGTTGATACCGCCAATTATGAGCCTGAGGATACTGCTCATTTTGAATACAAGTGGCAGTGGGAATACCGGGAGAAATTCAAAGAAGCAGGAATTACCGCGCTGCTCGGTTCAGGTTTTGACCCGGGGGTCACCAGTGTATTCAGTGCGTACGCATTAAAGCACCACTTTGATGAGATACATGAAATTGATATTTTGGATTGCAATGGCGGCGACCACGGTTATCCGTTTGCGACGAACTTTAACCCTGAGATTAATATCCGCGAAGTCACGGCCAAAGGCAGCTATTGGGAAAATGGCCACTGGGTGGAGACTGAGCCGATGGAGATCAAAAGGGAGTACAATTTCAAGGGTGTTGGTGTCAAGGATATGTACCTGCTGCACCACGAGGAATTGGAAAGCCTGGCGCTGAATATTAAAGGCATCAAACGCATTCGTTTCTTTATGACTTTCGGACAAAGCTACCTGACACATCTGAAATGTCTCGAGAACGTTGGTATGACGAGCATTGAGCCTATTAATTATAATGGAATGGAAATCATCCCTTTGCAGTTCTTAAAAGCTGTCCTGCCGGATCCGGCTTCCCTTGGCCCGCGTACCAAGGGCAAAACCAATATTGGATGCATTTTCAAGGGAATTAAAGACGGCAAGGAAAAAACCTACTATCTGTATAACATCTGCGATCATGAGGAGTGCTATCGCGAAGTAGGAAGCCAAGCCATCAGCTATACCACCGGCGTACCGGCGATGATCGGGGCGATGCTGGTTATGAACGGTACCTGGGCGAAACCTGGTGTTTATAATATGGAAGAGTTTGATCCCGATCCTTTTATGGAAGCACTCAATAAGTGGGGGCTGCCCTGGGAACAGGACTTCAATCCGGCGCTGGTACGCTGATGGGAAACGCAATAATGGACCTGTACGCAAGAGAACAGAATACTGAGGAACTGAAGGCTGTAGAAACAGAAAATGCAGAAAACTGGTTTGACTGTGTTCTGACTCCGAGCTATGTGGTTGATGAAAATCTGTTAATCTCAAATTTAAAAATTTTACAAGACATTCAGGAACAGAGCGGAGCAAAGATTCTGCTCGCCCAGAAGGCATTTTCAATGTTCCGGGTATACCCTTTGATTGCCCAATATTTGTGCGGAACAACAGCCAGCGGTTTGCACGAGGCGAAGCTCGGCCGTGAAGAATTTGGCAAAGAAGTGCATATTTTCAGTCCGGCTTACCGGGAGGATGAATTCGATGAGATCCTGACTGTATCCGATCATATCATATTTAATAGCTTTTCTCAGTGGAATAAGTTTGGTAAGCGGGCGCTCGCTGCAGGGGCAGAATGCGGCCTGCGGATCAACCCGGAATGTTCCACCCAGAAAGGTCATGGCATGTATGATCCCTGCGGACCCTATTCCAGACTCGGTGTGACCAGGGCAAACTTGAAGCAGGATTGGCTCCAAGGCCTTTCCGGACTGCATCTGCATACGCTGTGCGAACAAAATGCCGATGCGCTGGTGACAACGGTCGAAGCCTTTGAGAAGTCGTTCGGTCAGTTCTTGCCTGGGATGAAATGGCTGAACCTTGGTGGCGGGCACCACATTACACGTGAAGATTACGATCGGGAGCTTCTGATTCGAACCATCAAGCGTCTGCGGGAAACCTATGGCATTACCGTGTACCTGGAACCTGGCGAAGCGATCGCCCTAAATGCCGGTTTTTTGGTCTCATCCGTGCTGGATACGCTGCATAACGGTATGAACATTGCTATCCTGGATGCTTCAGCTGCCTGCCATATGCCGGATGTACTGGAAGTTCCGTACCGTCCCCGGATAATTGGCTCAGGGCAGCCCGGAGAAAAGAAAACTACGTACCGTCTTGGGGGGCCAACCTGCCTGGCCGGCGATATCATCGGCGATTATTCATTTGATCGGGCCTTAAATCCCGGAGACCGCCTGGTCTTCTGTGATATGGCGATTTACTCCATGGTCAAAAACAATACATTCAATGGGATACGGCTGCCGGATATTGTCCTGAACAAGGCTGACGGTACCCTTGAGACTGTCCGCAGCTTCGGCTATGAGGACTTCAAAAATCGCCTGTCTTAAAGCAAGCCAGTTGAAAATGTGGTATGATCATAAAAGATAGATTATACTGTTTTATTGGAGCATGCATTTGACCAAAGACTTTTGACACTTGAGGAGGAAAGCGAATGCCGATCAAAATTCCGGACGATTTACCGGCAAAAGAAATCCTGGAGAATGAAAATATATTTATTATGGGCGAAAACCGGGCACAGCATCAGGATATTCGTCCTTTAAGAATAGCACTGCTTAATTTAATGCCTACCAAAATCGTTACCGAAACGCAGTATTTGCGCTTGATGAGCAACTCACCTCTGCAAATAGAGATAACACTGCTTTACACTTGGACGCATAAGCCTGCGAATACTTCGGAAGAACACTTAAGCAGGTTCTACAGTTCTTTTGATGAAGTGAAAGACCAAAAATTTGATGGTCTGATTATCACCGGTGCACCGGTCGAAAATCTGGAATTTGAAGATGTGGACTACTGGGATGAACTCAAACAGATCATGAAGTGGAGCCTTACCAACGTTTATTCAACCATACATGTCTGCTGGGGAGCCCAGGCGGGATTATATTATCATTACGGGATTCCGAAATATTCGCTTGACAGTAAAATGTTTGGGATATTCAGCCATAAGATTATTAATCATAATAACAACAATAATTTCCTGCGGGGGTTTGACGAAGTATTCAATGCACCGCATTCCCGCCATACGGAAATCAGGATCGAAGATATCGAGAAGCATCCGGAACTGGAAGTTTTGGCCACATCGGATGACGCCGGAGTTTATATGGCTGCCGGCAAGCATGGCAGGCATCTTTTTGTTACCGGCCATCCCGAGTATGATGCGTTTACGCTGAAAACCGAATATGACCGGGATGTGAATAAAGGCCTGGATATCGCGGTTCCCCAAAATTACTTTCCTAATGATGACCCGAAGAAAATGCCTCAGGTTACCTGGAGAGGACATGCCAATTTATTGTTTTTAAACTGGCTGAACTATTATGTATATCAGCAGACACCTTTCGACCTTGGACAATTGGCTGAGTCAGACTGAGAGGTTGAATCAAGTTGGGTGACTGCGTATTTGTATTGATCACATGTATCGTTTTGGGGGCTTCTATATTGTTTTACGTTTATATTGTAGAATGCAAGGATGGAACATTGTACACAGGTTGGACTGTAGACATAGAAAAGAGGCTGACAGCCCATAACATGGGTAAGGGTGCTAAATATACCCGGTCGCGGTTTCCTGTTGTCCTCAAATACCTGGAACAGGTGTCATCCAAGCCGGAAGCATTCCAAAGGGAATACAGCATCAAACAATTAACCCGGGAACAAAAATATCAGCTGATTGCCCAAAGCAAGTCGGATCAAATAACCTGATGGAATGTCAGGTTATTTTTTACATAAAAATTAAGCACAGAATTTACCTTCCCGGCCACAGAATATTTTCTTTTCAGCGGTCCATAATAAAACAAAATATTAAAACGGAGGTATTTTTGCAATGAAAGCCAAGAAGATGCAAGGACCTAACACTGGAATCAGATGTGTGGTCAATACCTGTTATTATTATATGAATGGGGATCACTGCACAGCTGAAAAAATTGAAGTGCAGTCCCGGAATGCAGCTAACGCTGAACAGACTGACTGTGCGACCTTCATCAAAGAATAACAGGAAAAATGGAGGGGGATACGCTACTTTTGTCCCCCCCTTTTTCTATTCTTGTTACTTTTATTTCAATAATAATGATCCCTCTAATATTGATTACAGGCTACTGAAGTGGTATACCGGTATTCCGCTCATATCTTTGAATAAGCGGGTCAATGATTACGGCAGAGACAAGACCCAGATAAGCGGAGATAAAGCCGAAGCCCAGGAATGCAATAAGCTGCTGTAAGTTAAGCTGGAGCGAATGGTAATATAAGAAAATAGCTAAACCGCACCAGAAGCCTTGACAGAATGGACAGCCAAACAACTTGCAGAAAAAGTAGCCTTTCTGCTTAAGGGCATCTCTGATTTTTTTAAATAAGACAAAGTCAAATAGAAAAAAACGGAGGCTTAAAGCCAGCAGAAGCTCAAAAACCATTATAGATCACCTGATTTTATAAAATTTGTCCTTTTACATTCCATATTATGGTAAAGTACAATAATATGTGCCTAGTTAATGATGACCAGGTTAAAAATCAAAAAACAAAAAAGCCTAATGCAAGAATCATCCGGAAAGGGATTTAGGATTCTCGATCAGGCTTTTTCGTTATCAGATGTTCTGATTTGAGGATTAGATTCCGCTCATATTTTTTTGTTTTTCATAACGGGTGCGGGTGTTTTTGTCTAAAAATCTTTTGCGCAGGCGAACGTTGATGGGTGTAATTTCTACATATTCATCATCATTGATATATTCCAGGGCTTCTTCCAGACCGAGCAATTTTGCCGGTTCCAG
The window above is part of the Dehalobacter sp. genome. Proteins encoded here:
- a CDS encoding GIY-YIG nuclease family protein, producing the protein MFYVYIVECKDGTLYTGWTVDIEKRLTAHNMGKGAKYTRSRFPVVLKYLEQVSSKPEAFQREYSIKQLTREQKYQLIAQSKSDQIT
- the metA gene encoding homoserine O-succinyltransferase, with amino-acid sequence MPIKIPDDLPAKEILENENIFIMGENRAQHQDIRPLRIALLNLMPTKIVTETQYLRLMSNSPLQIEITLLYTWTHKPANTSEEHLSRFYSSFDEVKDQKFDGLIITGAPVENLEFEDVDYWDELKQIMKWSLTNVYSTIHVCWGAQAGLYYHYGIPKYSLDSKMFGIFSHKIINHNNNNNFLRGFDEVFNAPHSRHTEIRIEDIEKHPELEVLATSDDAGVYMAAGKHGRHLFVTGHPEYDAFTLKTEYDRDVNKGLDIAVPQNYFPNDDPKKMPQVTWRGHANLLFLNWLNYYVYQQTPFDLGQLAESD
- a CDS encoding DUF1540 domain-containing protein, which gives rise to MKAKKMQGPNTGIRCVVNTCYYYMNGDHCTAEKIEVQSRNAANAEQTDCATFIKE